A genomic stretch from Leishmania donovani BPK282A1 complete genome, chromosome 36 includes:
- a CDS encoding transcription factor S-II-like protein — protein MIDQFFVGLTPSPPARCHFAWPPLPSFSPSFTLCLPVAVRYLVCRRIEARLLNKAAAVITRATNTMSASSEAAKLQTPPQQRQVHYISDNVYSLGTLSCAVCGQTFPIHTNACQRSTCGWCGTLHEPGTHSALQKHHRAMRRTSDGVKTSSKMCSLDTSAALFFTEKEVTAAVEYIRQTLGGTSPFGAAPGAVGGAKSAGITEVDNRIIEEAFCETCGVHRPCKTFARQTRSADEGQTIFFQCTKCSSEWQQNS, from the coding sequence ATGATTGACCAGTTTTTCGTTGGGCTAACACCCTCTCCACCTGCTCGCTGTCATTTTGCTTGGccacctctcccctccttctctccgtcATTCACTCTATGCCTGCCTGTTGCTGTGCGTTACCTCGTGTGTCGCCGCATAGAAGCACGTCTCTTGAACAAAGCAGCTGCTGTCATCACACGCGCCACAAATACAATGTCAGCGTCTTCCGAGGCAGCGAAGCTGCAAacaccgccacagcagcggcaggtgcACTACATATCTGATAACGTGTACTCACTCGGAACTCTTAGTTGCGCCGTCTGTGGCCAGACCTTCCCGATTCACACGAACGCgtgccagcgcagcacctgcggcTGGTGCGGAACTCTGCACGAGCCCGGCACGCACTCGGCGCTTCAGAAGCATCATCGTGCCATGCGCAGGACAAGCGATGGTGTCAAAACGAGCAGCAAGATGTGCTCCCTGGACACCagcgctgctctcttcttcaCCGAGAAGGAAGTGACCGCCGCAGTGGAATACATTCGCCAGACGCTGGGTGGCACGTCGCCCTTTGGGGCAGCTCCCGGCGCCGTTGGTGGAGCCAAGAGTGCCGGCATTACCGAGGTGGATAATCGCATTATTGAGGAAGCCTTCTGCGAGACGTGCGGTGTCCACCGCCCCTGCAAGACCTTTGCCCGGCAAACGCGTAGCGCGGATGAGGGTCAGACAATTTTCTTTCAGTGCACCAAGTGCAGCTCGGAGTGGCAGCAGAACTCTTAA